One genomic segment of Jaculus jaculus isolate mJacJac1 chromosome 2, mJacJac1.mat.Y.cur, whole genome shotgun sequence includes these proteins:
- the Fbxo43 gene encoding F-box only protein 43, whose amino-acid sequence MSRRYPGQVSHGRGRKAESPAINVKHSSVREFCSTSSFQDSGHHELSESRSFDNKEFIGKNEKEPTLIYEHLETSGPGLTKPLESPAQRNVFVSPRKGKDQSPELCDTPKIRRKRCLLRRRLDLSFPVLKGDLESHGSSLDSGASQVLNVEKHSPSSASGFPRQNNFNLLVSSTIKTEEVISNSQNKRLNFSESKTSTIDDCKDDCGLFEVECISPIRGNSFKDSITHDFSDSSLSVNDENTHGELLSSVGSGTTYGTDENVFVTPVSNLVAKINFNASQTLSPPSAVRGNISTPEDSGFSSLSWDKSEDSLSDQEGSFQELLQKHKGTPRAGDTIKKPRHLGRSRRLSTLREQGSQSETEEDKETLHASADTLGVSESQLSSATKSEVLTVSFENLSRTPALQLVHELFMQSKRKRFQQKDAHEFLEESDEGKIAILQCVLAGLIGKKMGIEQLDILTELKYRNLKHILAMILDSLTAESLYSVWKVSRNWREIIAQDKKANQRRKYYITQLTANSEGALLNVQDASTRLHLLNRSALRSVQAQARAPAPQKEQSPTLSPWGEVLTPGACSSIAHSGSKQERFVRVARTLFTDEALKPCPRCQSPARYQPYKKRGLCSRKACGFDFCVSCLCAYHGSEDCSKGTAKPRNSKGALPGSAQSKRNLRRL is encoded by the exons ATGTCTCGAAGGTATCCAGGTCAAGTTAGCCATGGTAGAGGGAGGAAAGCAGAATCGCCTGCCATTAATGTCAAGCACTCCAGCGTCAGAGAGTTTTGTTCCACATCATCTTTTCAAGATAGTGGCCATCATGAGTTGTCAGAATCTCGCAGCTTTGACAATAAAGAATTCATTGGGAAGAACGAAAAAGAGCCAACATTAATCTATGAGCACCTTGAAACATCAGGCCCTGGCTTAACAAAGCCTTTGGAATCTCCCGCTCAAAGAAATGTGTTCGTCTCTCCTAGGAAGGGAAAGGATCAAAGCCCAGAACTTTGTGACACTCctaaaatcagaagaaaaagatGTTTACTGCGCAGAAGGTTGGACTTATCTTTCCCTGTTCTTAAGGGGGATTTGGAATCACACGGCAGTTCTCTGGACAGTGGTGCTAGCCAAGTTCTTAACGTAGAAAAACATAGTCCAAGCAGTGCTTCAGGTTTTCCAAGGCAAAATAATTTTAACCTGTTAGTAAGTAGCACTATAAAAACAGAGGAAGTGATTTCCAACAGTCAAAACAAAAGGCTAAATTTTTCTGAGAGCAAGACTTCAACAATTGATGACTGCAAAGATGACTGTGGCTTATTTGAAGTTGAGTGTATATCTCCAATTCGGGGCAATAGTTTTAAAGATTCTATCACACATGACTTCAGTGATAGCAGTTTAAGTGTTAACGATGAAAATACACATGGTGAACTCCTGAGCTCCGTTGGTAGTGGGACGACCTATGGAACAGATGAGAACGTATTTGTGACTCCAGTAAGTAATCTTGTAGCAAAAATTAACTTTAATGCAAGCCAAACACTTTCTCCTCCTTCTGCAGTCAGAGGCAATATTTCAACACCCGAAGACAGTGGCTTTAGCTCACTGAGCTGGGATAAATCAGAAGATTCTCTCTCTGACCAGGAGGGTTCTTTTCAAGAACTACTTCAGAAACACAAGGGGACCCCCAGAGCGGGGGATACGATAAAAAAGCCAAGGCATCTTGGAAGGTCGAGAAGACTGTCCACTCTTCGGGAGCAAGGCTCACAGTcagagacagaggaggacaagGAGACTCTCCATGCCAGCGCTGACACCTTGGGCGTCTCTGAGAGTCAGCTGAGCAGTGCTACAAAGAGTGAGGTTTTGACTGTGAGCTTTGAGAACTTGTCAAGGACTCCAGCTCTGCAGTTAGTGCATGAGCTCTTCatgcaaagcaaaaggaaaagatTCCAGCAAAAGGATGCCCATGAATTCCTAGAGGAAAGCGATGAGGGGAAAATAGCTATACTGCAGTGTGTTCTCGCAGGACTGATTGGCAAGAAGATGGGTATAGAACAGCTGGACATCTTAACAGAGTTAAAGTATAGAAATTTGAAACATATTCTAGCTATGATTCTAGATTCCTTGACCGCAGAGAGTTTATACAG tgtttGGAAAGTCAGCAGAAATTGGCGTGAAATTATTGCTCAAGATAAAAAAGCAAATCAGAGGAGGAAATATTATATCACACAACTGACAGCAAATTCTGAG GGGGCTCTGCTTAATGTCCAGGATGCCTCCACccggctccacctcctaaatcgCTCAGCCTTGCGATCAGTGCAAGCACAGGCTCGGGCGCCCGCTCCTCAGAAAGAGCAAAGTCCAACCCTCTCTCCTTGGGGAGAAGTGTTGACACCTGGAGCTTGCTCTTCCATTGCCCACTCAGGCAGTAAGCAGGAACGGTTTGTTAGG GTCGCCAGAACTCTGTTTACTGATGAAGCCTTGAAACCTTGCCCAAGGTGCCAATCCCCAGCCAGGTACCAGCCTTACAAGAAAAGGGGCCTGTGCAGCCGCAAAGCCTGTGGCTTTGACTTTTGTGTGTCATGTCTGTGCGCTTATCATGGCTCCGAAGATTGTAGCAAAGGAACAGCAAAGCCAAGAAACAGCAAAGGCGCGCTCCCAGGAAGTGCCCAAAGCAAACGGAATTTAAGACGCCTCTGA